In the Brevundimonas sp. LM2 genome, GCCCGATCATGATCGAACGGGGCGGCGTCATCGCCTGTGATCTCGACATCGTTCAAGGTGCCGACGAAGTCGTCGCGCCAGATCCCGACGTCGGTGTCGCGGACCACCTGCATCAGGGACTCCCACTTCCGAACACGCTCCTCGAGCGGCATGGTCAGGGCCTTCTGGATGGCGTCGGACAGCTCCTCGCGGCTGAACGGATTGACCAGCAGGGCCTCGCCCATCTGCTCGGCCGCCCCGGCGAACCGGGAGAGGATCAGCACACCCGGATCGTCCGGGTTCTGGGCCGCCACGAACTCCTTGGCCACCAGGTTCATCCCGTCGCGCAGCGGCGTCACCAGACAGACCCGGGCGGCGCGATAGATTCCGGCCAGCTGGTCGCGGCGATAGCTGCGGTTGAGATAGCGGATCGGCTGCCAGTCCATGTCGGCGTATTCGCCGTTGATCCGTCCGGCCAGGGCGTCGAGGCGGGCGCGGATGTCCTGATAGGTGTCGACGTCGTCACGCGAGATCGGCGTCACCTGCACCAGGAAGACGTCGCCCCGCATGTCGGCGTTGTCGTGCAGGAACTGCTCGTAGCCGAGCATGCGTTCCTCCAGACCCTTGGAGTAGTCGAGCCGGTCGACGCCGACCATCATGGAGCGGAAGGCGGACGACGCCGCCATGCGGTCATAGGTGCGCGTTCCCTCGCGCGAATTGCGGGCGTCGATGAAGCCCTCCACGTCGATCCCGATGGGGAAGACGCCGACGCGAACCCGACGACCGAAGGCCTCGAGCCCCCCGTAGCCCGCCAGCTCTCCCCTCGCCTCGGAGATCACATAGTCGCGGAACAGGTCGAGCCATTCCTGGGTCTGGAAGCCGATCAGGTCGTAGGCGAACAGGCTTTCGACCAGCCGCCGGTGATGCGGCAGGGTGACCAGCAGCTGACGCACCGGCCAGGGCGTGTGCAGGAAGAAGCCGATCCGGTTCTTGATCCCCAGGCGGCGCAGGTCCCGCGCCATCGGGATCAGGTGGTAGTCGTGGATCCACAGGACGTCGTCCGGCTGGATCAGCGGGGCCAGGACCTCGGCGAAGCGGCGATTGACCCGTTCATAGCCCTCGCCATAGGACCGCTCGTACGCCGTCAGATCGACCCGATGATGGAACAGCGGCCACAGCGTCTTGTTGGCGTAGCCGTTGTAGTATTCCTCGACATCCTGCGCTTCCAGATCGACCAGGGCGACGGTCACCCCGGCCCGGTCCTCGTATTTCAGGTCGCCCGTGAAATGCTCGACCGTTTCTCCGGACCAGCCGAACCACAGGCCGTCGTATTTCTTCAGGGCGGCCGACAGGGCCATGGCCAGGCCCCCGGCGGAGCCCGCCGCCGGATCGACCGGGGCGGAGACGCGGTTGGAGACGACGATCAGGCGGCTCATCGCACGTCCGTCCAGGAGCGGCTGAGCAGCACCGCACAGTTGATGATGCCCACCAGGGAATAGGTCTGCGGGTAGTTGCCCCACAGTTCGTCGTCGCCGAGCGAAATGTCCTCGCTCAACAATCCGGCATGGGTCCGACGGCTCAGCATCTGATCGAAGATCTCGCGCGCTTCCTCGGTCCTGCCGTTCAGGTGCAGGGCCTCGATGAACCAGAACGTACAAAAGTTGAATGCGGTTTCCGGCTCGCCGAAATCGTCCGGTTCGACGTAGCGGAACAGGTAGGGCCCCTTCTTCAGGTCCCGCTCGATGGCATCGAAGGTCGCCACCTGGCGCGGATCGGCGGGGTCGAGGAAGCCCAGATCCACCAGTTGCAGCAGGGAGGCGTCCAGCTCCTGGCCGCCGAAGCTGGCCCCGAAACGGCCCTCCTCGGGGATGAAGGCCTCGGCTTCGATCCGGGCACGGATGATCGCGGCCCGCTCGGTCCAGACGGCCACGCGGTCTTGCAGACCCAGCCTGTCCGCCGCCTTGGCCAGACGATCGCAGGCGGCCCAGCACATCACCGAGGAATAGGTGTGGACGCGGGCAATCGTGCGGAACTCCCACAGGCCCGCGTCGACCTGGTCGTGCATGGCGAATGCCCGCTCGCCGACCTTCTCGAGCGAGTAGAAGTCGTCGATCGTGCCGGGGCGCAACAGGCGGCTGTCGTAGAAGCTCTGGACCAGGGGCAGGACGATCTGGCCATAGACGTCGTGCTGAAGGTGCTCGCGCGCCTGGTTGCCGACGCGCACCGGTTCCATGCCGCGGTAGCCGGCGACGGAAGTGACGATGCGCTCGTCGATATCCTCTTCCAGCCCCACGCCGTAGACCGGCTGAACGTGGCCGCCGGCGGACTGGTCGACCAGGTTGCGCAGATAAACGAGGTAGTTCTCGAGGATGTCGACCGCGCCCAGGCGGTTCAGGGCGCGCACGGTATAATAGGCGTCGCGGACCCAGCAGTAGCGGTAGTCCCAGTTGCGGCCGCTTTCGGGGAACTCCGGCACCGAAGTGGTCATGGCCGCGACGATGGCCCCGGTCTCCTCATAGACGCACAGCTTCAGGGTGATGGCCGCGCGGATGACCGCGTCCTGATAGTCCAGCGGCAGGTAGAGGGTCCGGACCCAGTCGCGCCAATAGGCGACGGTCCGTTCCAGCGTCGCGCCGATGCCGGGGCCGACCTCCTGATCGTAGCCCTCGTCCGGGCCGAGGAAGAAATGCAGCGGCGACTCCAGCCGGAAGGTCCGCTCCTCCAGCACGTGCGACACCGGGCAATCGGTCGTCAGCCGCAGGGTGATGTCCGTGCACAGATAACGGATGTGATTGGAACCGGACGTCACCTCGGCCCGCCGGCCGCCCCAGTCGGCGGACGGTCGCAGACGGACGCGGATGCGCGGCGTGCCCGCGAGCGGCCGCACGATGCGGGCGAAGGCCAGGGGGCGGTAGGTGCGGGCGTGTTTGGCGTGGCGGGGGGCGAAGTCGATGATCTCGACCGAGGCGCCGTCCGCGG is a window encoding:
- a CDS encoding trehalose-6-phosphate synthase encodes the protein MSRLIVVSNRVSAPVDPAAGSAGGLAMALSAALKKYDGLWFGWSGETVEHFTGDLKYEDRAGVTVALVDLEAQDVEEYYNGYANKTLWPLFHHRVDLTAYERSYGEGYERVNRRFAEVLAPLIQPDDVLWIHDYHLIPMARDLRRLGIKNRIGFFLHTPWPVRQLLVTLPHHRRLVESLFAYDLIGFQTQEWLDLFRDYVISEARGELAGYGGLEAFGRRVRVGVFPIGIDVEGFIDARNSREGTRTYDRMAASSAFRSMMVGVDRLDYSKGLEERMLGYEQFLHDNADMRGDVFLVQVTPISRDDVDTYQDIRARLDALAGRINGEYADMDWQPIRYLNRSYRRDQLAGIYRAARVCLVTPLRDGMNLVAKEFVAAQNPDDPGVLILSRFAGAAEQMGEALLVNPFSREELSDAIQKALTMPLEERVRKWESLMQVVRDTDVGIWRDDFVGTLNDVEITGDDAAPFDHDRADAA
- a CDS encoding glycoside hydrolase family 15 protein, translating into MTSLTPPRPSLDLAPIGNCAISALIDRQGCFVWACAPRVDGDPVFSALMDGDAPEHGFWGIELEDLASVEQAYVRNTPVLRTVLTAADGASVEIIDFAPRHAKHARTYRPLAFARIVRPLAGTPRIRVRLRPSADWGGRRAEVTSGSNHIRYLCTDITLRLTTDCPVSHVLEERTFRLESPLHFFLGPDEGYDQEVGPGIGATLERTVAYWRDWVRTLYLPLDYQDAVIRAAITLKLCVYEETGAIVAAMTTSVPEFPESGRNWDYRYCWVRDAYYTVRALNRLGAVDILENYLVYLRNLVDQSAGGHVQPVYGVGLEEDIDERIVTSVAGYRGMEPVRVGNQAREHLQHDVYGQIVLPLVQSFYDSRLLRPGTIDDFYSLEKVGERAFAMHDQVDAGLWEFRTIARVHTYSSVMCWAACDRLAKAADRLGLQDRVAVWTERAAIIRARIEAEAFIPEEGRFGASFGGQELDASLLQLVDLGFLDPADPRQVATFDAIERDLKKGPYLFRYVEPDDFGEPETAFNFCTFWFIEALHLNGRTEEAREIFDQMLSRRTHAGLLSEDISLGDDELWGNYPQTYSLVGIINCAVLLSRSWTDVR